Genomic DNA from Halomonas sp. BDJS001:
GCGGGCACATGGCGGCGCTGCTCGAACACCGCGTAAAAATCCGCCCTCACGCCTTGCCAGCCAGGCAGCAGTTCAACTAATGCACCGCTGGCAAGGTGTTCGTTCACGTCCCACCAGGAGCGCAGCATGATACCGTGGCCGTCCAAGGCTAAGCGGGTAATGACCTCTCCATCGTTGCTGGCTAATCGACCGCTGACCTTTATCGACTGCACCTTGCCAACGCCTCCTTGTGCAGGCTGATCGTTTTGTTCAAAGCGCCAAAGTGGAAAGTCACTGTCGTTCTCGCGAATCACCAAACAGGCGTGCTGCTGTAAATCTGCCGGTACTTGCAGAGGCGGCGCCATGGCAATGTAGGCAGGCGACGCACAGAGCACCCGCCGATTGGCCAGAATACGCCGAGCGACCAAGCGCGATTCCGGCGGCTCACCCACGCGAATACCAATATCAAAACCATGGTCGCTCAAATTGAGCGGAAAATTGGTTAACTCTAACCACCCTTCCACCTCGGGGTGTTCGGCACAAAAGCGCGACAGCAGTGGCGCGATATGACGACGGCCAAAGCCAAAGGTGGCGTTAACCCGCAAACGCCCGCTAAGTGCTTGGTCAGCCCCTCACCCAGTGAGTTTTCCAGTTCACCCAGCTCATCTAAAATCAAAGCGCCACGGGCCAGATAGCGCTCCCCCTCCGCCGTCAGCGTCAACCGCCGCGTGGTGCGGGACGCCAGCTCTACCCCCAGGCGCGCTTCCAACTGTTTAAGCCGCTTGCTCACCGCCGAGAGCGACACTCCCAGCTCACGAGCCGTCGCGGTGAGGCTACCTGCCCGCGCCAAGAGCTGAAAAAAAGCCAAATCATCCAGATGCGCCATGCCTCTCCCCAGCCATTCTATACTTTTACGCAACAATAGCTTGAATAGTAGCCTGATTATCTCCACCAAAATAGCCGCTACACTCTACTTACTACTTACTATTCACAACTCACGACTCACGACTCACGACTCACGACTCACAAGCATAAAAAGCAACCCACAAGATAAGGAACCAGTATGACCCACCGTATCGCCATTATCGCCGGTGACGGCATCGGCACCGAAGTCATGCCCGAAGGCATTCGCGCCCTTGAGGCCACCGCCAGGCGGTTTAATATCGATCTCGAGTTCACCACTTTTGAGTTTGGTAGCTGCGACTACTATCTCGAACACGGCCAGATGTTGCCGGATGATTGGTTTGAGCAGTTAAAAGGCTTCGATGCGCTATTTTATGGCGCGGTGGGCTGGCCGGATAAAGTGCCCGACCATATTTCCCTGTGGGGCTCGCTACTGCAATTCCGGCGCCGCTTTGATCAGTACATCAACCTGCGCCCCTGCAAGCTCATGCCTGGGATCAAAAGCCCGCTGGCAGGCCGGAAACCCGGCGATATCGACTTTTACGTCGTGCGTGAGAACACCGAAGGCGAGTACTCAAGCGTTGGCGGTAAAATGTTTGAAGGCACCGACCGGGAAGTGGTGATTCAAGACACCGTTATGACCCGCACCGGCGTTGACCGGGTACTGAAGTACGCCTTTGAGCTGGCCCAAACCCGCCCGCGTAAAAAGCTCACCTCTGCGACCAAGTCCAACGGCATCTCTATCACCATGCCCTACTGGGATGAACGGGTGGTCGAAATGGCCAAGGGCTACCCTGAGATTGCAGTGGATAAATTTCATATCGATATTCTCACCGCCAACTTCGTTCTTCACCCGGATTGGTTTGATGTAGTGGTAGGCAGCAACCTGTTCGGCGATATTCTTTCTGATCTCGGCCCCGCCTGCACCGGCACCATTGGCATTGCGCCTTCGGCCAACATCAACCCGGAAGGCAACTTTCCCAGCCTGTTTGAACCCGTACACGGCAGCGCGCCGGATATCGCCGGTAAGGGTATCGCCAACCCGATCGGTCAGATCTGGTCAGGCGCGATGATGCTGGAGCACCTGGGCTATAAAGAAGCGGGCGATGCAATGGTAACCGCCATTGAAAACGTGTTGAGTGAAGGCGATACCACCGTACTTACCCGGGATGTGGGTGGCGAAGGCACCACTGCAAGCCTAGGCAAGGCAATTGCCAACGCTATTTCGCACTGACACAGCTATGTCATAGCATTTGGCTGTCCGATTGAACCCAATCGGACAGCCTATGTATGCTCTTCGAGCACCTATGTTCTACATTTGTCCTGAGGGTGGAAGAAACGTTAGTTTCACTCCGCTCATAACAACATCAACAAACAACCATCAGGACAATGCTATGAAACTTGGACGCCGTCAGTTCCTTTCGGCATCGGCCGCCCTGGCCGCTGTTGGCACATCGCCCCAGCTTTTTGCTATGCAGAGCTCACCAGGCTCCACCCCGGAACGCTACCCAATTGATGCCTGGAAAGTCGAAGATTCCCGCTTTAGTGATTACATGATTTTTAACACTCCTCTAGAGCGCCACTGGAGTGGAGGACTGTGGACAGAGGGGCCAGCATGGAACGCCGTAGGTCGTTATGTCGTGTTCAGCGACATACCCCGTGCCAAGCAGATGCGCTGGGACGAATCCACTGGTGAAGTCAGCATTTTGAGAGACAATGTCGGGTACTCTAACGGCAATACTTTCGACCACCAGGGTCGGCTAATTGCTTGCGAACACTACCCCTCACGCGTTTTGCGCTACGAGTGGGACGGCAGCACAACGGTGCTCGCCGACCGCTATCAGGGCAAACCGCTCAATGCCCCCAATGACGTGGTGGCACTGCCCTCTGGAGGAGTGATCTTCACCGATCCAGGCTATGGAGCTCACTTCGATTACGAGGGCAAAAAACGAGACCTGGAGCTAGAAACGGCCATCTATTACGTCGATGACAGCCTGGATGAGCCCATCATGCTGACCGACGATATTTATAAGCCAAACGGTATTGTATTAACGCCGGATGGCGAGGGATTCTACGCCAGTGACAGTGCCCCCACCCATTTCGACGAACCCGCGCGAATTATTCGCTGGTCGCTGGGGGATGAGGGGCGCAGTGTCAGCGATCGGCAAGTTATCGTGACCAGCGAAGACACGATTTTCGACGGTATGGCCTGCGACGAGGATGGCAATATCTGGTCAAGTGCCAATGGTGGCGAAGGTATCGACGGAGTAGTGGTCTTTTCACCGGAAGGCACCCTGCTGGGCCGAGTATTGCTACCCGAAGTCTGCTCAAACGTGTGTTTTGCGGGCAAGGGCCGCAATCGGCTATTTATGACGGCCAGTCAATCTGTCTACACCATTTACACGGCAGCGCGAGGAGCGTAGTAAGGCGATAATCCCAGCCTCCATATCCCAACCCAAAAAGCCTCGCTGGTTATGTCCAGCGAGGCTTTTACCATGACTAACTCGTATATGGCTTGGCTAGTGAGCCCATTAACTGGCCAGTTTAGCCGCCGTTTTCGCGACCAGCTCGCCCTGGAAACGGGCAATTTTCAGTTCCCGCTCGTCCGGCTGGCGCGAACCATCGCCACCGGCCAGCGTTGCGGCGCCGTATGGTGTACCACCGCTTACCTTAGAAATATCAAACTGCTCTTCTAGGCCGTAACCAATCGGCACAATGATCATACCGTGGTGGGCGAGCGTGGTCCAGGTAGAGGTAATGG
This window encodes:
- a CDS encoding tartrate dehydrogenase, producing MTHRIAIIAGDGIGTEVMPEGIRALEATARRFNIDLEFTTFEFGSCDYYLEHGQMLPDDWFEQLKGFDALFYGAVGWPDKVPDHISLWGSLLQFRRRFDQYINLRPCKLMPGIKSPLAGRKPGDIDFYVVRENTEGEYSSVGGKMFEGTDREVVIQDTVMTRTGVDRVLKYAFELAQTRPRKKLTSATKSNGISITMPYWDERVVEMAKGYPEIAVDKFHIDILTANFVLHPDWFDVVVGSNLFGDILSDLGPACTGTIGIAPSANINPEGNFPSLFEPVHGSAPDIAGKGIANPIGQIWSGAMMLEHLGYKEAGDAMVTAIENVLSEGDTTVLTRDVGGEGTTASLGKAIANAISH
- a CDS encoding SMP-30/gluconolactonase/LRE family protein, giving the protein MKLGRRQFLSASAALAAVGTSPQLFAMQSSPGSTPERYPIDAWKVEDSRFSDYMIFNTPLERHWSGGLWTEGPAWNAVGRYVVFSDIPRAKQMRWDESTGEVSILRDNVGYSNGNTFDHQGRLIACEHYPSRVLRYEWDGSTTVLADRYQGKPLNAPNDVVALPSGGVIFTDPGYGAHFDYEGKKRDLELETAIYYVDDSLDEPIMLTDDIYKPNGIVLTPDGEGFYASDSAPTHFDEPARIIRWSLGDEGRSVSDRQVIVTSEDTIFDGMACDEDGNIWSSANGGEGIDGVVVFSPEGTLLGRVLLPEVCSNVCFAGKGRNRLFMTASQSVYTIYTAARGA